From the genome of Thiobacter sp. AK1:
TTCCATCAAACGTCTATGCTCGCCTTTGCCGGGGTCGAATTCGATCACCCGGTGTCCTGTCATCGCTTCGATGACGAGATTGAAAGGAACGCCTTTGAGCGGCTGGAGCATCTGGCGGATCACGCTTTCGAGTTGGGTGATGTAACGTCGCCGTGCCTGTTCTGCATCCATGATCATTCCTTGATGAAAAGCACGATGCGATTGGTGTTGGTGCCTTTGCGATTGTTGGCAACCCCCCAGATGTTGGCGGTTTTGGTAAAGCGCTGCTGGTTGATCAACACCGCTTTGACGGCGAATCCGGCTGCCTGCCCGAGCGGCGCGATCACCTCGTCCAGCTTGACCTGGCCGCCGCGCACCTCGCCGACTTCGAAGGCCACGTGCCCACCCTGCCGTGTCACCCGATAAAGCTCGCGTAGGGTTGCTGCCATTTCTTCGCTCCAGACGGAGAGCGAGCGGCTCACCGACATCTGGCGACCCACTGCCTGCGCATCGATACAGTTGAACCAGCAGCGCAGCCAGTTGTCCTCGGCATACTGGACCACGTCGAGAAATGGCGGCGAGGTGACGGTCAGCGCGATACTGCCGTCAGGAACTGCTGCCAGATTCTGCGCCCGCCCCGTCGAGAACCAGGCGTCGATGGCAAGCGCAACCATTTTTTGTCGCTGTGCTTCGCTCAATCCAGACAATAGCTGCGCCGATTTCTTCAATATGATCGCGGCCACGTCGCGTTTTTCTGGTGCCTGGCCGCGCTTGAGGTTGATTTCCCTTTGACGCTCTGGCGTGGTTGCCTGATTCGGTGGCAGCGTATAAACGGAAAAGAACCCCGGCGAATGGCCGGTCAGTCGATTGGTGGCCACCATGCGAATCCAGCGATCCACCGCATCCTCACTGCCCGTCCGTTGGCGTTCGGCAAGATAGTGTCGCAAGGCGCGAATTTGCTGCTCTGTTTCTGGGTGATAGAACGGGGAAAGATCAGGATCATCCTCATCAACGGCAGCATCGGCCTGAAAGTCGATGGCGCTCAAGCGCTCGCGGATTTCATCGATCCGTGGCGGAGCAACCCTGGGGCGGGTAAGAATCTCGCTCAAGGGGTTGATGTCGTTGGCGGCGATGCGACGTCCGAGCAGCGCCGCCTCGATCGCCGTCGTGCCACGCCCCGAAAAAGGATCGAACACCCGCTCACCGGGTTGTGTCAGCCGCGCGATAAAGAAATGCGGCAACTGAGGTTTGAAACAGGCGCGATAGGAAACCTCGTGCAGGCTGTTCCCCTGACGCTGGCGCGAGGTCCACAACTCACGCTCAATACGCTCACCACGGGTGCGCGGGTCACGCAACAGGCGATCGAGCCGATCATGGGGCTCGGCTGCCGCAGCAAACAAATCGAATTGTGCCGTTTCTGCCAAGAGGACGGTCATGACCTTCCCTCTGTTTTTCGTCTTCCAAGGGGCGGGTTTCATGCTGCCAGATTTTGCTTATGCTGAGTGCTGATCCAGTGCTGCAAGAACTGGATCGGCGACTTGCCCTTGAGCGTGGAGTGGCGGC
Proteins encoded in this window:
- a CDS encoding DNA methyltransferase produces the protein MTVLLAETAQFDLFAAAAEPHDRLDRLLRDPRTRGERIERELWTSRQRQGNSLHEVSYRACFKPQLPHFFIARLTQPGERVFDPFSGRGTTAIEAALLGRRIAANDINPLSEILTRPRVAPPRIDEIRERLSAIDFQADAAVDEDDPDLSPFYHPETEQQIRALRHYLAERQRTGSEDAVDRWIRMVATNRLTGHSPGFFSVYTLPPNQATTPERQREINLKRGQAPEKRDVAAIILKKSAQLLSGLSEAQRQKMVALAIDAWFSTGRAQNLAAVPDGSIALTVTSPPFLDVVQYAEDNWLRCWFNCIDAQAVGRQMSVSRSLSVWSEEMAATLRELYRVTRQGGHVAFEVGEVRGGQVKLDEVIAPLGQAAGFAVKAVLINQQRFTKTANIWGVANNRKGTNTNRIVLFIKE